The following are encoded in a window of Arctopsyche grandis isolate Sample6627 chromosome 2, ASM5162203v2, whole genome shotgun sequence genomic DNA:
- the LOC143922400 gene encoding uncharacterized protein LOC143922400: MKIVADNKRSLERTRSFPENEAVLPADPELPIQFAEVVSKYHQIVADNKRRLEKMQSLPENEAVLLADPELLIKFPEVVSKYHQIVADNKRSHERTRSFPENEAVLPADPELPIQFAEIVSKYHQIVADNKRRLEKMQSFPEMKLYF, encoded by the exons ATGAaa atagttgctgataacaaacggagtctcgaaagaacgcggtcatttcctgaaaatgaagctgtacttccagccgatccagaactgccgatacaatttgctgaagttgtgtccaaatatcatcag atcgttgctgataacaaacggagactggaaaaaatgcagtctttgcctgaaaatgaagctgtactgctagccgatcctgaactgctgataaaatttcctgaagttgtatccaaatatcaccag atagttgctgataacaaacggagtcacgaaagaacgcggtcatttcctgaaaatgaagctgtacttccagccgatccagaactgccgatacaatttgctgaaattgtgtccaaatatcatcag atcgttgctgataacaaacggagactggaaaaaatgcagtcttttcctgaaatgaagctgtacttctag